A single region of the Leptodactylus fuscus isolate aLepFus1 chromosome 5, aLepFus1.hap2, whole genome shotgun sequence genome encodes:
- the TM4SF5 gene encoding transmembrane 4 L6 family member 5, with protein MCTGKCSRFVGLSLLPMAFICMIANLLLMFPNGETKWTDHLATQVWLMAGLLGSGLFMLCPSCNAIRAGGKGCCGEGCCGNRCRMLRSLISSIFGGLGSFYCVVVSGTALSDGPVCNLNDLSGKDAQWGYHLKGLNESYLTNQASWDLCVQPPKIVLWHIVLFSILLGIGALEFVLCASQLINSLIGVICGDCRKKGKNEA; from the exons ATGTGTACGGGGAAATGTTCCCGCTTTGTGGGGCTCTCACTCCTGCCCATGGCTTTTATTTGCATGATCGCTAACCTCCTGCTGATGTTTCCTAATGGTGAAACCAAATGGACCGACCATCTTGCTACCCAGGTCTGGCTCATGGCTGGTCTTCTGGGTAGTGGTCTTTTT ATGCTGTGCCCGTCATGCAATGCTATACGTGCCGGTGGTAAAGGCTGCTGCGGTGAAGGATGCTGTGGAAATAGGTGCCGG ATGTTACGGTCACTCATATCTTCAATATTTGGAGGACTGGGAAGCTTTTACTGTGTAGTTGTATCAGGAACAGCATTGTCTGATGGGCCTGTGTGCAACCTGAATGATCTCAGCGGCAAAGACGCACAATGGGGCTACCACCTAAAGGGCTTGAA TGAAAGTTACCTGACCAATCAGGCATCGTGGGACCTCTGCGTACAGCCCCCCAAGATCGTACTCTGGCACATTGTTTTGTTCTCCATTTTGCTGGGTATCGGAGCTCTGGAGTTCGTCCTCTGCGCCTCGCAACTTATTAACAGTCTCATTGGAGTAATATGCGGAGACTGCAGGAAGAAAGGAAAG AATGAAGCGTGA